Proteins from one Panthera leo isolate Ple1 chromosome D1, P.leo_Ple1_pat1.1, whole genome shotgun sequence genomic window:
- the HYOU1 gene encoding hypoxia up-regulated protein 1 isoform X5, translating to MAATVRRQRPRRLACWALMAVLLAHLLALSDTLAVMSVDLGSESMKVAIVKPGVPMEIVLNKESRRKTPVTVTLKENERFFGDSAASMAIKNPKATLRYFQHLLGKQEGNPHVALYRARFPEHELGFDPQRQTVHFQISPQLQFSPEEVLGMVLNYSRSLAEDFAEQPIKDAVITVPAFFNQAERRAVLQAARMAGLKVLQLINDNTATALSYGVFRRKDINTTAQNVMFYDMGSGSTVCTIVTYQTVKTKEAGMQPQLQIRGVGFDRTLGGLEMELRLREHLARLFNKQRKGQGAKDVRENPRAMAKLLREANRLKTVLSANADHMAQIEGLMDDVDFKAKVTRAEFEELCADLFERVPGPVQQALQSAEMNLDEVEQVILVGGATRVPKVQEVLLKAVGKEELGKNINADEAAAMGAVYQAAALSKAFKVKPFVVRDAVIYPILVEFTREVEEEPGVRSLKHNKRVLFSRMGPYPQRKVITFNRYNHDFNFHINYGDLGFLGPEDLRVFGSQNLTTVKLKGVGESFKKYPDYESKGIKAHFNLDESGVLSLIRVESVFETLVEDSREEESTLTKLGNTISSLFGGGTTPDTKENGTDTVQEEEESPAEGSKDEPGEQAELKEEAEAPVEDTSPPPPTEPKEAAVPEEEKATEKENEEKPEAQKPSEKKEAGSEAAPPAPEEEKKQKPARKQRMVEEIGVELVVLDLPDLPEDELAHSVQKLQDLTSRDLEKQEREKAANSLEAFIFETQDKLYQPEYQEVSTEEQREEISGKLGTASAWLEDEGFGATTVMLKEKLTELRKLCHGLFFRVEERKKWPERLAALDNLLNHSSMFLKGARLIPEMEQIFTEVEMTTLEKVINETWAWKNATVAEQAKLPATEKPVLLSKDIEAKMMALDREVQYLLNKAKFTKPRPRPKDKNATRAEPPLNASASDQAEKVIPPPGQPEDAKPISEPEKETGSEQADTEPLELEGPGAAEPEQKEQPTGQKRTLKNDEL from the exons acaCGCTGGCAGTGATGTCTGTGGACCTGGGCAGCGAGTCCATGAAGGTGGCCATCGTCAAACCCGGAGTGCCCATGGAAATTGTCTTGAACAA gGAATCCCGGAGGAAAACCCCAGTGACTGTGaccctgaaagaaaatgaaagattctTTGGAGACAGTGCAGCAAGCATG GCCATCAAGAATCCAAAGGCGACACTGCGTTACTTCCAGCACCTCTTGGGGAAGCAGGAGGGAAACCCCCATGTGGCCCTTTACAGAGCCCGTTTTCCAGAGCATGAGCTAGGCTTCGACCCACAGAGGCAGACTGTGCACTTCCAGATCAGTCC GCAGCTACAGTTCTCACCTGAGGAGGTACTCGGCATGGTCCTCAATTACTCACGTTCCCTGGCTGAAGATTTTGCAG AGCAGCCCATCAAGGATGCAGTAATCACCGTGCCAGCCTTCTTCAATCAGGCCGAGCGCCGAGCTGTGCTGCAGGCGGCTCGCATGGCTGGCCTCAAAGTGCTACAGCTCATCAATGACAACACCGCCACCGCCCTCAGCTACGGCGTCTTCCGCCGGAAAGATATCAACACCACTGCCcag AACGTCATGTTCTATGACATGGGCTCTGGCAGCACCGTGTGCACCATTGTCACCTACCAGACGGTGAAGACTAAGGAGGCGGGGATGCAGCCACAGCTGCAGATCCGGGGAGTGGG ATTTGACCGCACCCTGGGGGGCTTGGAGATGGAACTCCGGCTGCGTGAGCACCTGGCAAGGCTTTTCAACAAGCAGCGGAAGGGCCAGGGAGCTAAGGATGTGCGGGAGAACCCCCGTGCCATGGCCAAGCTGCTACGGGAGGCGAATCGACTCAAAACCGTCCTGAGTGCCAACGCTGATCACATGGCACAG ATCGAGGGCCTGATGGATGATGTGGACTTCAAGGCAAAAGTGACCCGTGCGGAGTTTGAAGAGTTGTGTGCAGATTTATTTGAGCGGGTGCCCGGGCCTGTGCAGCAGGCCCTCCAGAGTGCCGAAATGAATTTG GATGAGGTTGAGCAGGTGATCCTGGTTGGTGGGGCCACTCGGGTCCCCAAAGTTCAGGAGGTGCTGTTGAAGGCTGTGGGCAA GGAGGAACTGGGGAAGAACATCAACGCAGACGAAGCAGCTGCCATGGGGGCTGTGTACCAGGCAGCTGCGCTCAGTAAAGCCTTCAAGGTGAAGCCGTTTGTAGTGCGAGATGCGGTGATCTACCCCATCCTG GTGGAGTTCAcaagggaggtggaggaggagccTGGGGTTCGCAGCCTGAAGCACAATAAGCGTGTTCTCTTCTCCCGAATGGGGCCCTACCCTCAACGCAAAGTCATCACCTTTAACCGCTACAACCATGACTTTAACTTCCACATCAACTATGGTGACCTGGGCTTCCTGGGGCCCGAGGATCTTCG GGTATTTGGCTCCCAGAATTTGACCACAGTGAAGCTGAAAGGTGTGGGTGAGAGCTTCAAGAAGTATCCCGACTACGAGTCCAAGGGCATCAAGGCTCACTTCAACCTGGATGAGAGTGGCGTGCTCAGCCTCATCAGG GTGGAGTCTGTGTTTGAGACATTGGTGGAGGACAGCCGAGAGGAGGAATCTACCTTGACCA AACTTGGCAACACCATCTCCAGCCTGTTTGGAGGTGGTACCACACCAGACACTAAAGAGAACGGTACAGACACTGTCCAG gaggaagaggagagcccTGCTGAGGGGAGCAAGGATGAGCCTGGAGAGCAAGCGGAGCTCAAGGAGGAGGCGGAGGCCCCAGTGGAGGATACCTCTCCGCCCCCACCCACTGAGCCGAAGGAGGCTGCGGTTCCTGAGGAAGAAAAggccacagaaaaagaaaacgagGAAAAGCCTGAGGCCCAG AAGCCAAGTGAGAAAAAGGAGGCAGGGTCTGaggctgcccctccagccccagaggaagaaaagaagcagaagccTGCCCGGAAGCAAAGAATGGTAGAGGAGATTGGGGTGGAGCTGGTGGTTCTGGACCTGCCTGACTTGCCCGAGGATGAGCTGGCCCACTCAGTGCAAAA ACTTCAAGACTTGACGTCCCGAGACCTAGAGAAGCAGGAACGGGAAAAGGCTGCCAACAGCTTGGAAGCTTTTATCTTTGAGACCCAG GACAAACTGTACCAACCCGAGTACCAGGAAGTGTCCACAGAGGAGCAGCGCGAGGAGATCTCTGGGAAACTCGGCACTGCCTCCGCCTGGCTGGAGGACGAGGGCTTTGGGGCCACCACAGTG ATGCTGAAGGAGAAGCTGACTGAGCTGAGGAAGCTATGCCACGGGTTGTTTTTTCGGGTAGAAGAGCGCAAGAAGTGGCCTGAACGGCTGGCTGCCCTTGATAATCTCCTCAACCATTCCAGCATGTTCCTCAA GGGCGCCCGGCTCATCCCAGAGATGGAGCAGATCTTCACTGAGGTGGAGATGACAACGCTAGAGAAAGTCATCAACGAGACCTGG GCCTGGAAGAATGCGACCGTGGCCGAGCAGGCCAAGCTTCCCGCCACGGAGAAACCCGTGTTGCTCTCAAAAGACATCGAGGCCAAGATGATGGCCCTGGACCGTGAGGTGCAGTATCTGCTCAACAAGGCCAAGTTTACCAAGCCCCGGCCCCGGCCCAAGGACAAGAATGCAACCCGGGCAGAGCCTCCCCTCAATGCCAGTGCCAGTGACCAAGCAGAGAAGGTCATCCCTCCACCAG GCCAGCCTGAAGATGCAAAGCCCATTTCAGAACCTGAGAAAGAGACTG GATCTGAACAGGCAGACACCGAACCTCTGGAGTTAGAAGGTCCTGGAGCAG caGAACCGGAACAGAAGGAGCAGCCGACAGGACAGAAGCGGACTTTGAAGAATGATGAATTATAA
- the HYOU1 gene encoding hypoxia up-regulated protein 1 isoform X6, translating into MAATVRRQRPRRLACWALMAVLLAHLLALSDTLAVMSVDLGSESMKVAIVKPGVPMEIVLNKESRRKTPVTVTLKENERFFGDSAASMAIKNPKATLRYFQHLLGKQEGNPHVALYRARFPEHELGFDPQRQTVHFQISPQLQFSPEEVLGMVLNYSRSLAEDFAEQPIKDAVITVPAFFNQAERRAVLQAARMAGLKVLQLINDNTATALSYGVFRRKDINTTAQNVMFYDMGSGSTVCTIVTYQTVKTKEAGMQPQLQIRGVGFDRTLGGLEMELRLREHLARLFNKQRKGQGAKDVRENPRAMAKLLREANRLKTVLSANADHMAQIEGLMDDVDFKAKVTRAEFEELCADLFERVPGPVQQALQSAEMNLDEVEQVILVGGATRVPKVQEVLLKAVGKEELGKNINADEAAAMGAVYQAAALSKAFKVKPFVVRDAVIYPILVEFTREVEEEPGVRSLKHNKRVLFSRMGPYPQRKVITFNRYNHDFNFHINYGDLGFLGPEDLRVFGSQNLTTVKLKGVGESFKKYPDYESKGIKAHFNLDESGVLSLIRVESVFETLVEDSREEESTLTKLGNTISSLFGGGTTPDTKENGTDTVQEEEESPAEGSKDEPGEQAELKEEAEAPVEDTSPPPPTEPKEAAVPEEEKATEKENEEKPEAQKPSEKKEAGSEAAPPAPEEEKKQKPARKQRMVEEIGVELVVLDLPDLPEDELAHSVQKLQDLTSRDLEKQEREKAANSLEAFIFETQDKLYQPEYQEVSTEEQREEISGKLGTASAWLEDEGFGATTVMLKEKLTELRKLCHGLFFRVEERKKWPERLAALDNLLNHSSMFLKGARLIPEMEQIFTEVEMTTLEKVINETWAWKNATVAEQAKLPATEKPVLLSKDIEAKMMALDREVQYLLNKAKFTKPRPRPKDKNATRAEPPLNASASDQAEKVIPPPGQPEDAKPISEPEKETGSEQADTEPLELEGPGAEPEQKEQPTGQKRTLKNDEL; encoded by the exons acaCGCTGGCAGTGATGTCTGTGGACCTGGGCAGCGAGTCCATGAAGGTGGCCATCGTCAAACCCGGAGTGCCCATGGAAATTGTCTTGAACAA gGAATCCCGGAGGAAAACCCCAGTGACTGTGaccctgaaagaaaatgaaagattctTTGGAGACAGTGCAGCAAGCATG GCCATCAAGAATCCAAAGGCGACACTGCGTTACTTCCAGCACCTCTTGGGGAAGCAGGAGGGAAACCCCCATGTGGCCCTTTACAGAGCCCGTTTTCCAGAGCATGAGCTAGGCTTCGACCCACAGAGGCAGACTGTGCACTTCCAGATCAGTCC GCAGCTACAGTTCTCACCTGAGGAGGTACTCGGCATGGTCCTCAATTACTCACGTTCCCTGGCTGAAGATTTTGCAG AGCAGCCCATCAAGGATGCAGTAATCACCGTGCCAGCCTTCTTCAATCAGGCCGAGCGCCGAGCTGTGCTGCAGGCGGCTCGCATGGCTGGCCTCAAAGTGCTACAGCTCATCAATGACAACACCGCCACCGCCCTCAGCTACGGCGTCTTCCGCCGGAAAGATATCAACACCACTGCCcag AACGTCATGTTCTATGACATGGGCTCTGGCAGCACCGTGTGCACCATTGTCACCTACCAGACGGTGAAGACTAAGGAGGCGGGGATGCAGCCACAGCTGCAGATCCGGGGAGTGGG ATTTGACCGCACCCTGGGGGGCTTGGAGATGGAACTCCGGCTGCGTGAGCACCTGGCAAGGCTTTTCAACAAGCAGCGGAAGGGCCAGGGAGCTAAGGATGTGCGGGAGAACCCCCGTGCCATGGCCAAGCTGCTACGGGAGGCGAATCGACTCAAAACCGTCCTGAGTGCCAACGCTGATCACATGGCACAG ATCGAGGGCCTGATGGATGATGTGGACTTCAAGGCAAAAGTGACCCGTGCGGAGTTTGAAGAGTTGTGTGCAGATTTATTTGAGCGGGTGCCCGGGCCTGTGCAGCAGGCCCTCCAGAGTGCCGAAATGAATTTG GATGAGGTTGAGCAGGTGATCCTGGTTGGTGGGGCCACTCGGGTCCCCAAAGTTCAGGAGGTGCTGTTGAAGGCTGTGGGCAA GGAGGAACTGGGGAAGAACATCAACGCAGACGAAGCAGCTGCCATGGGGGCTGTGTACCAGGCAGCTGCGCTCAGTAAAGCCTTCAAGGTGAAGCCGTTTGTAGTGCGAGATGCGGTGATCTACCCCATCCTG GTGGAGTTCAcaagggaggtggaggaggagccTGGGGTTCGCAGCCTGAAGCACAATAAGCGTGTTCTCTTCTCCCGAATGGGGCCCTACCCTCAACGCAAAGTCATCACCTTTAACCGCTACAACCATGACTTTAACTTCCACATCAACTATGGTGACCTGGGCTTCCTGGGGCCCGAGGATCTTCG GGTATTTGGCTCCCAGAATTTGACCACAGTGAAGCTGAAAGGTGTGGGTGAGAGCTTCAAGAAGTATCCCGACTACGAGTCCAAGGGCATCAAGGCTCACTTCAACCTGGATGAGAGTGGCGTGCTCAGCCTCATCAGG GTGGAGTCTGTGTTTGAGACATTGGTGGAGGACAGCCGAGAGGAGGAATCTACCTTGACCA AACTTGGCAACACCATCTCCAGCCTGTTTGGAGGTGGTACCACACCAGACACTAAAGAGAACGGTACAGACACTGTCCAG gaggaagaggagagcccTGCTGAGGGGAGCAAGGATGAGCCTGGAGAGCAAGCGGAGCTCAAGGAGGAGGCGGAGGCCCCAGTGGAGGATACCTCTCCGCCCCCACCCACTGAGCCGAAGGAGGCTGCGGTTCCTGAGGAAGAAAAggccacagaaaaagaaaacgagGAAAAGCCTGAGGCCCAG AAGCCAAGTGAGAAAAAGGAGGCAGGGTCTGaggctgcccctccagccccagaggaagaaaagaagcagaagccTGCCCGGAAGCAAAGAATGGTAGAGGAGATTGGGGTGGAGCTGGTGGTTCTGGACCTGCCTGACTTGCCCGAGGATGAGCTGGCCCACTCAGTGCAAAA ACTTCAAGACTTGACGTCCCGAGACCTAGAGAAGCAGGAACGGGAAAAGGCTGCCAACAGCTTGGAAGCTTTTATCTTTGAGACCCAG GACAAACTGTACCAACCCGAGTACCAGGAAGTGTCCACAGAGGAGCAGCGCGAGGAGATCTCTGGGAAACTCGGCACTGCCTCCGCCTGGCTGGAGGACGAGGGCTTTGGGGCCACCACAGTG ATGCTGAAGGAGAAGCTGACTGAGCTGAGGAAGCTATGCCACGGGTTGTTTTTTCGGGTAGAAGAGCGCAAGAAGTGGCCTGAACGGCTGGCTGCCCTTGATAATCTCCTCAACCATTCCAGCATGTTCCTCAA GGGCGCCCGGCTCATCCCAGAGATGGAGCAGATCTTCACTGAGGTGGAGATGACAACGCTAGAGAAAGTCATCAACGAGACCTGG GCCTGGAAGAATGCGACCGTGGCCGAGCAGGCCAAGCTTCCCGCCACGGAGAAACCCGTGTTGCTCTCAAAAGACATCGAGGCCAAGATGATGGCCCTGGACCGTGAGGTGCAGTATCTGCTCAACAAGGCCAAGTTTACCAAGCCCCGGCCCCGGCCCAAGGACAAGAATGCAACCCGGGCAGAGCCTCCCCTCAATGCCAGTGCCAGTGACCAAGCAGAGAAGGTCATCCCTCCACCAG GCCAGCCTGAAGATGCAAAGCCCATTTCAGAACCTGAGAAAGAGACTG GATCTGAACAGGCAGACACCGAACCTCTGGAGTTAGAAGGTCCTGGAGCAG AACCGGAACAGAAGGAGCAGCCGACAGGACAGAAGCGGACTTTGAAGAATGATGAATTATAA
- the HYOU1 gene encoding hypoxia up-regulated protein 1 isoform X1, translating into MAATVRRQRPRRLACWALMAVLLAHLLALSDTLAVMSVDLGSESMKVAIVKPGVPMEIVLNKESRRKTPVTVTLKENERFFGDSAASMAIKNPKATLRYFQHLLGKQEGNPHVALYRARFPEHELGFDPQRQTVHFQISPQLQFSPEEVLGMVLNYSRSLAEDFAEQPIKDAVITVPAFFNQAERRAVLQAARMAGLKVLQLINDNTATALSYGVFRRKDINTTAQNVMFYDMGSGSTVCTIVTYQTVKTKEAGMQPQLQIRGVGFDRTLGGLEMELRLREHLARLFNKQRKGQGAKDVRENPRAMAKLLREANRLKTVLSANADHMAQIEGLMDDVDFKAKVTRAEFEELCADLFERVPGPVQQALQSAEMNLDEVEQVILVGGATRVPKVQEVLLKAVGKEELGKNINADEAAAMGAVYQAAALSKAFKVKPFVVRDAVIYPILVEFTREVEEEPGVRSLKHNKRVLFSRMGPYPQRKVITFNRYNHDFNFHINYGDLGFLGPEDLRVFGSQNLTTVKLKGVGESFKKYPDYESKGIKAHFNLDESGVLSLIRVESVFETLVEDSREEESTLTKLGNTISSLFGGGTTPDTKENGTDTVQEEEESPAEGSKDEPGEQAELKEEAEAPVEDTSPPPPTEPKEAAVPEEEKATEKENEEKPEAQKPSEKKEAGSEAAPPAPEEEKKQKPARKQRMVEEIGVELVVLDLPDLPEDELAHSVQKLQDLTSRDLEKQEREKAANSLEAFIFETQDKLYQPEYQEVSTEEQREEISGKLGTASAWLEDEGFGATTVMLKEKLTELRKLCHGLFFRVEERKKWPERLAALDNLLNHSSMFLKGARLIPEMEQIFTEVEMTTLEKVINETWAWKNATVAEQAKLPATEKPVLLSKDIEAKMMALDREVQYLLNKAKFTKPRPRPKDKNATRAEPPLNASASDQAEKVIPPPGQPEDAKPISEPEKETEANLFLPKAGSEQADTEPLELEGPGAAEPEQKEQPTGQKRTLKNDEL; encoded by the exons acaCGCTGGCAGTGATGTCTGTGGACCTGGGCAGCGAGTCCATGAAGGTGGCCATCGTCAAACCCGGAGTGCCCATGGAAATTGTCTTGAACAA gGAATCCCGGAGGAAAACCCCAGTGACTGTGaccctgaaagaaaatgaaagattctTTGGAGACAGTGCAGCAAGCATG GCCATCAAGAATCCAAAGGCGACACTGCGTTACTTCCAGCACCTCTTGGGGAAGCAGGAGGGAAACCCCCATGTGGCCCTTTACAGAGCCCGTTTTCCAGAGCATGAGCTAGGCTTCGACCCACAGAGGCAGACTGTGCACTTCCAGATCAGTCC GCAGCTACAGTTCTCACCTGAGGAGGTACTCGGCATGGTCCTCAATTACTCACGTTCCCTGGCTGAAGATTTTGCAG AGCAGCCCATCAAGGATGCAGTAATCACCGTGCCAGCCTTCTTCAATCAGGCCGAGCGCCGAGCTGTGCTGCAGGCGGCTCGCATGGCTGGCCTCAAAGTGCTACAGCTCATCAATGACAACACCGCCACCGCCCTCAGCTACGGCGTCTTCCGCCGGAAAGATATCAACACCACTGCCcag AACGTCATGTTCTATGACATGGGCTCTGGCAGCACCGTGTGCACCATTGTCACCTACCAGACGGTGAAGACTAAGGAGGCGGGGATGCAGCCACAGCTGCAGATCCGGGGAGTGGG ATTTGACCGCACCCTGGGGGGCTTGGAGATGGAACTCCGGCTGCGTGAGCACCTGGCAAGGCTTTTCAACAAGCAGCGGAAGGGCCAGGGAGCTAAGGATGTGCGGGAGAACCCCCGTGCCATGGCCAAGCTGCTACGGGAGGCGAATCGACTCAAAACCGTCCTGAGTGCCAACGCTGATCACATGGCACAG ATCGAGGGCCTGATGGATGATGTGGACTTCAAGGCAAAAGTGACCCGTGCGGAGTTTGAAGAGTTGTGTGCAGATTTATTTGAGCGGGTGCCCGGGCCTGTGCAGCAGGCCCTCCAGAGTGCCGAAATGAATTTG GATGAGGTTGAGCAGGTGATCCTGGTTGGTGGGGCCACTCGGGTCCCCAAAGTTCAGGAGGTGCTGTTGAAGGCTGTGGGCAA GGAGGAACTGGGGAAGAACATCAACGCAGACGAAGCAGCTGCCATGGGGGCTGTGTACCAGGCAGCTGCGCTCAGTAAAGCCTTCAAGGTGAAGCCGTTTGTAGTGCGAGATGCGGTGATCTACCCCATCCTG GTGGAGTTCAcaagggaggtggaggaggagccTGGGGTTCGCAGCCTGAAGCACAATAAGCGTGTTCTCTTCTCCCGAATGGGGCCCTACCCTCAACGCAAAGTCATCACCTTTAACCGCTACAACCATGACTTTAACTTCCACATCAACTATGGTGACCTGGGCTTCCTGGGGCCCGAGGATCTTCG GGTATTTGGCTCCCAGAATTTGACCACAGTGAAGCTGAAAGGTGTGGGTGAGAGCTTCAAGAAGTATCCCGACTACGAGTCCAAGGGCATCAAGGCTCACTTCAACCTGGATGAGAGTGGCGTGCTCAGCCTCATCAGG GTGGAGTCTGTGTTTGAGACATTGGTGGAGGACAGCCGAGAGGAGGAATCTACCTTGACCA AACTTGGCAACACCATCTCCAGCCTGTTTGGAGGTGGTACCACACCAGACACTAAAGAGAACGGTACAGACACTGTCCAG gaggaagaggagagcccTGCTGAGGGGAGCAAGGATGAGCCTGGAGAGCAAGCGGAGCTCAAGGAGGAGGCGGAGGCCCCAGTGGAGGATACCTCTCCGCCCCCACCCACTGAGCCGAAGGAGGCTGCGGTTCCTGAGGAAGAAAAggccacagaaaaagaaaacgagGAAAAGCCTGAGGCCCAG AAGCCAAGTGAGAAAAAGGAGGCAGGGTCTGaggctgcccctccagccccagaggaagaaaagaagcagaagccTGCCCGGAAGCAAAGAATGGTAGAGGAGATTGGGGTGGAGCTGGTGGTTCTGGACCTGCCTGACTTGCCCGAGGATGAGCTGGCCCACTCAGTGCAAAA ACTTCAAGACTTGACGTCCCGAGACCTAGAGAAGCAGGAACGGGAAAAGGCTGCCAACAGCTTGGAAGCTTTTATCTTTGAGACCCAG GACAAACTGTACCAACCCGAGTACCAGGAAGTGTCCACAGAGGAGCAGCGCGAGGAGATCTCTGGGAAACTCGGCACTGCCTCCGCCTGGCTGGAGGACGAGGGCTTTGGGGCCACCACAGTG ATGCTGAAGGAGAAGCTGACTGAGCTGAGGAAGCTATGCCACGGGTTGTTTTTTCGGGTAGAAGAGCGCAAGAAGTGGCCTGAACGGCTGGCTGCCCTTGATAATCTCCTCAACCATTCCAGCATGTTCCTCAA GGGCGCCCGGCTCATCCCAGAGATGGAGCAGATCTTCACTGAGGTGGAGATGACAACGCTAGAGAAAGTCATCAACGAGACCTGG GCCTGGAAGAATGCGACCGTGGCCGAGCAGGCCAAGCTTCCCGCCACGGAGAAACCCGTGTTGCTCTCAAAAGACATCGAGGCCAAGATGATGGCCCTGGACCGTGAGGTGCAGTATCTGCTCAACAAGGCCAAGTTTACCAAGCCCCGGCCCCGGCCCAAGGACAAGAATGCAACCCGGGCAGAGCCTCCCCTCAATGCCAGTGCCAGTGACCAAGCAGAGAAGGTCATCCCTCCACCAG GCCAGCCTGAAGATGCAAAGCCCATTTCAGAACCTGAGAAAGAGACTG AGGCTAACCTCTTCCTCCCAAAAGCAGGATCTGAACAGGCAGACACCGAACCTCTGGAGTTAGAAGGTCCTGGAGCAG caGAACCGGAACAGAAGGAGCAGCCGACAGGACAGAAGCGGACTTTGAAGAATGATGAATTATAA